In the Hemitrygon akajei chromosome 20, sHemAka1.3, whole genome shotgun sequence genome, one interval contains:
- the nrsn1 gene encoding neurensin-1 has protein sequence MSLCAEICQLQNGNHSADALPQRYGVRSYLHQFYEDCTATIWEHDDSFQIKRSPSRWSSIFWKVGLTAGITMLLIGLVVIATGYLVPPKIEAFGEEEEDFLVVDGHAVQFNMALDICKLAGAILFCIGGMIMAVCLLMSAFATSYSKEEKYLQQKFKERIAETQTSSKPITKAPAPGERKIPITLSKVHNVQPTSET, from the exons ATGAGTCTATGTGCTGAGATATGCCAGCTGCAGAACGGTAACCACAGTGCAGATGCATTGCCCCAACGTTATGGAGTCCGATCATACCTACACCAGTTTTATGAAGACTGCACTGCAACCATCTGGGAGCATGATGACAGTTTTCAGATTAAGAGATCCCCAAGTAGATGGAGCTCTATCTTCTGGAAG GTTGGACTAACAGCTGGGATAACCATGCTTCTTATAGGATTGGTAGTAATTGCAACTGGCTATTTGGTACCACCAAAAATTGAAGCAtttggagaggaagaggaagattTTCTGGTGGTGGATGGGCATGCAGTCCAATTCAACATGGCACTGGATATTTGTAAACTGGCAGGTGCTATCCTCTTTTGCATTGGAGGGATGATAATGGCTGTCTGCCTCTTGATGTCTGCCTTTGCCACGAGTTACTCCAAAGAGGAAAAATACCTTCAGCAGAAATTTAAAGAACGCATAGCTGAAACCCAAACTTCAAGCAAACCCATAACTAAAGCACCTGCTCCAGGTGAACGTAAAATTCCCATCACCTTATCCAAAGTACACAATGTGCAGCCTACATCAGAGACCTAA